In Pseudofrankia saprophytica, one genomic interval encodes:
- a CDS encoding ATP-binding cassette domain-containing protein, producing the protein MVSTALRVTTSAGEALLTGPEPAVIGRARSSTVVISNSQVSRQHVLLTPSASGWRVADNSANGIWQDGRRVTELELRLGEVASIRLGGVDGPEVVITAVPAAGAPAASAAPRPATPPARAPRPPAAQPGPPAQPGPPAQPSPEIPPTPHLLPALAGQSVPGGRTGTIDPATTANPSVPAARKVHPISGGRIRLGRSRDNDVSVPDLLASRHHADLFLHPGGGAEVVDLESANGTFVNGQRVQRAPVGQRDVIAIGHHLYQLDGATLVEYRDSGDVAFEAQSLNVWAGTKQLMHDMTFRLPARSLLGVVGPSGAGKSTLLNALTGFRPADAGTVRYAGRDLYDEYDELRRRIGYVPQADPLHAQLTVRQALEYGAELRFPADTTKDERRSRVQEVIGELGLTQHSDTPVSRLSGGQKKRTSVALELLTRPSLLFLDEPTSGLDPANDQAVMDTLRALAKGGGAGSADEQGRTVIVVTHSVLFLDRCDYVLVLAPGGYISYFGPPEGALGYFGKRDFKDFVDVFRELENTPGEEMGARFRASEHYVPSAMVAPSVRTAPPALPSIRQQPVAKQLSTLTRRYLKVILADRSYLRLIAAFPVFLGIIPRVIPAPDGLGVLANGRPNGDATKVLVVLILCACFMGMANSVREIVKERDIYRRERTIGLSRSAYLGSKIVILTGITTLQCIIFTLIGLVGRTPEEAVVVGSPLLECLIAIVAAALVSMMIGLLVSTLVDNADKTMPFLVLITMAQLVLSGGLITVSDGLGLQQVSWLAPARWAFAALAATDDLNNAGKLGDERIGTAPRDTLWDHNAPTWVLDIAVTLAIGVVLLYLTSVMLRRIEPKVGRPAAAGVAANAVAAYGPAGAAAPGGPAGYPAPAGYPPAGGAPWSPQPGAQPPPAPGSWGSPGR; encoded by the coding sequence GTGGTCAGCACCGCGCTTCGGGTGACGACATCGGCTGGGGAGGCGCTGCTTACCGGTCCGGAACCCGCGGTGATCGGCAGGGCTCGGTCCTCGACCGTCGTGATCAGCAACAGTCAGGTGTCGCGCCAGCACGTGCTGCTCACACCGTCGGCGTCCGGCTGGCGGGTCGCCGACAACAGCGCCAACGGGATCTGGCAGGATGGCCGACGCGTCACCGAGCTGGAGCTCCGGCTCGGCGAGGTGGCGAGCATCCGCCTTGGCGGGGTGGACGGCCCGGAGGTCGTGATCACCGCCGTCCCGGCCGCCGGCGCGCCCGCGGCGTCGGCCGCCCCGAGACCGGCGACCCCGCCGGCGCGGGCCCCACGCCCGCCCGCGGCCCAGCCCGGTCCGCCGGCCCAGCCCGGTCCGCCGGCTCAACCCAGTCCCGAGATACCGCCCACCCCACATCTCTTGCCCGCCCTGGCCGGCCAGTCGGTGCCCGGGGGGCGGACCGGCACGATCGACCCCGCGACCACCGCGAACCCGTCGGTGCCGGCCGCGCGCAAGGTGCACCCGATCTCCGGCGGCCGGATCCGGCTCGGCCGGTCCCGCGACAACGACGTGTCGGTTCCGGACCTGCTCGCCTCCCGTCACCACGCCGACCTGTTCCTGCACCCCGGCGGCGGCGCCGAGGTCGTCGACCTCGAGTCGGCGAACGGCACGTTCGTCAACGGCCAGCGCGTGCAGCGCGCCCCCGTCGGGCAGCGCGACGTGATCGCGATCGGCCACCACCTGTACCAGCTCGACGGGGCGACCCTCGTCGAGTACCGCGACTCGGGCGACGTCGCGTTCGAGGCGCAGAGCCTCAACGTCTGGGCTGGCACGAAGCAGCTGATGCACGACATGACGTTCCGGCTGCCGGCCCGCTCGCTGCTCGGCGTCGTCGGCCCGTCGGGCGCCGGCAAGTCGACGCTGCTCAATGCGCTCACCGGTTTCCGCCCGGCCGACGCCGGCACCGTCCGCTACGCGGGCCGCGACCTGTACGACGAGTACGACGAGCTGCGCCGCCGGATCGGCTACGTGCCGCAGGCCGACCCGCTGCACGCCCAGCTGACCGTCCGCCAGGCGCTGGAGTACGGCGCCGAGCTGCGCTTCCCCGCGGACACCACCAAGGACGAGCGGCGCTCGCGCGTCCAGGAGGTGATCGGCGAGCTGGGTCTCACCCAGCACTCCGACACGCCGGTCTCGCGCCTGTCCGGTGGCCAGAAGAAGCGCACCAGCGTCGCGCTGGAGCTGCTGACCCGGCCGTCGCTGCTGTTCCTCGACGAGCCGACCTCGGGCCTCGACCCCGCCAACGACCAGGCGGTGATGGACACGCTGCGGGCGCTGGCCAAGGGCGGCGGCGCGGGTTCCGCCGACGAGCAGGGCCGCACCGTCATCGTCGTCACCCACAGCGTGCTGTTCCTCGACCGCTGCGACTACGTCCTGGTGCTGGCCCCAGGCGGCTACATCTCCTACTTCGGCCCGCCGGAAGGGGCGTTGGGCTACTTCGGCAAGCGGGACTTCAAGGACTTCGTCGACGTCTTCCGCGAGCTGGAGAACACGCCGGGCGAGGAGATGGGCGCCCGGTTCCGCGCCTCCGAGCACTACGTGCCATCGGCCATGGTCGCGCCGTCCGTGCGGACCGCGCCGCCGGCGCTGCCGAGCATCCGCCAGCAGCCGGTGGCCAAGCAGCTGTCGACGCTGACCCGCCGCTACCTGAAGGTCATCCTCGCGGACAGGTCGTACCTGCGCCTGATCGCCGCCTTCCCCGTCTTCCTGGGAATCATCCCGCGGGTGATTCCGGCGCCGGACGGGCTGGGGGTGCTGGCGAACGGCCGGCCGAACGGGGACGCGACGAAGGTACTCGTCGTGCTCATCCTGTGTGCCTGTTTCATGGGCATGGCCAACTCGGTACGCGAGATCGTCAAGGAACGAGACATCTATCGCCGAGAACGCACCATAGGCCTGTCCAGATCGGCCTACCTCGGCTCGAAGATCGTCATCCTGACCGGCATCACGACGCTGCAGTGCATCATCTTCACGCTGATCGGCCTGGTCGGGCGCACGCCAGAAGAGGCGGTGGTGGTCGGTTCGCCGCTGCTGGAGTGCCTCATCGCGATCGTCGCCGCCGCGCTCGTGTCGATGATGATCGGCCTGCTCGTCTCGACGCTGGTCGACAACGCCGACAAGACGATGCCGTTCCTGGTGCTGATCACCATGGCGCAGCTGGTGCTCTCCGGCGGCCTGATCACCGTGTCCGACGGGCTCGGGTTGCAGCAGGTCAGCTGGCTCGCCCCGGCGCGCTGGGCCTTCGCCGCCCTCGCCGCCACCGATGATCTCAACAACGCCGGCAAGCTCGGCGACGAGCGGATCGGCACCGCGCCCCGCGACACGCTCTGGGACCACAACGCGCCCACCTGGGTGCTCGACATCGCCGTGACCCTGGCGATCGGCGTCGTCCTGCTCTACCTGACGTCGGTCATGCTGCGCCGCATCGAACCGAAGGTCGGCCGCCCGGCAGCCGCCGGCGTCGCCGCGAACGCCGTCGCCGCCTACGGCCCCGCCGGCGCGGCGGCACCGGGCGGGCCCGCCGGCTACCCTGCCCCCGCGGGCTACCCGCCGGCCGGCGGCGCCCCGTGGTCACCCCAGCCCGGCGCCCAGCCCCCGCCCGCTCCCGGCTCCTGGGGCTCCCCCGGCCGCTGA
- a CDS encoding ferritin-like domain-containing protein, with protein sequence MSTYPRYVEPVERTTWDVPSAGAARFSWEYDEGRERLLALYQKGKDKQWDAGTRIDWSLQVPYGRPLGLPNETIAIYGTPAWDKMSDANRDELRHHLASWQFSQFLHGEQGAMICSARIVESVPDMDAKFYATTQTIDESRHVEVYSRFLHEKLSLIYPINEHLRLLLDQTLSDSRWDIPYLGMQVLIEGLALAAFGLLRDMTPLPLPKQILAYVMQDEARHVAFGRLALRDYYKELTDAERAEREEFAAEGCFLMYERLNGSEVWENIGLDLAESTELVKKSDYYRTFQTLLFSRIVPCMKDIGLWGPTIRDAYAKLGVLEMANVDLGALMAADERVAEDVDDERRRAAARERSELAGRRAEVAATIATAAGTASPAEVADALPAVPGGTAP encoded by the coding sequence ATGTCCACCTACCCGCGGTACGTCGAACCCGTCGAGCGCACGACCTGGGACGTCCCGTCCGCCGGGGCGGCCCGGTTCAGCTGGGAGTACGACGAGGGGCGCGAGCGGTTACTCGCCCTCTACCAGAAGGGCAAGGACAAGCAGTGGGACGCCGGCACCCGGATCGACTGGTCGCTCCAGGTGCCGTACGGTCGGCCGCTCGGCCTGCCCAATGAGACGATCGCGATCTACGGCACCCCGGCGTGGGACAAGATGTCGGACGCGAACCGGGACGAACTGCGCCACCACCTGGCTTCCTGGCAGTTCAGCCAGTTCCTGCACGGCGAGCAGGGAGCGATGATCTGCAGCGCCCGGATCGTCGAGTCGGTGCCGGACATGGACGCGAAGTTCTACGCGACGACGCAGACCATCGACGAGTCCCGGCACGTCGAGGTCTACTCCCGGTTCCTGCACGAGAAGCTCAGCCTGATCTATCCGATCAACGAGCACCTGAGGCTGCTGCTCGACCAGACCCTGTCCGACAGCCGCTGGGACATCCCCTACCTCGGCATGCAGGTGCTCATCGAGGGGCTGGCACTGGCCGCGTTCGGCCTGCTGCGCGACATGACGCCGCTCCCGCTGCCCAAACAGATCCTGGCGTACGTCATGCAGGACGAGGCCCGCCACGTCGCGTTCGGCCGGCTCGCGCTGCGTGACTACTACAAGGAGCTCACCGACGCCGAGCGCGCCGAGCGGGAGGAGTTCGCCGCCGAGGGCTGCTTCCTGATGTACGAGCGGCTCAACGGCTCCGAGGTCTGGGAGAACATCGGGCTGGACCTCGCCGAGAGCACCGAGCTGGTCAAGAAGTCGGACTACTACCGGACGTTCCAGACGCTGCTGTTCAGCCGGATCGTGCCCTGCATGAAGGACATCGGCCTCTGGGGCCCGACGATTCGCGACGCCTACGCGAAGCTCGGCGTCCTGGAGATGGCGAACGTCGACCTCGGCGCGCTGATGGCCGCGGACGAGCGCGTCGCCGAGGACGTCGACGACGAGCGCCGGCGTGCGGCCGCGCGCGAGCGGTCCGAGCTCGCCGGCCGCCGCGCCGAGGTCGCCGCCACCATCGCCACCGCGGCGGGCACGGCCTCTCCGGCCGAGGTCGCCGACGCGCTGCCGGCCGTACCCGGGGGCACGGCGCCCTAG
- a CDS encoding exodeoxyribonuclease III, with amino-acid sequence MRIATWNINSAKARQARLIEWLDRAQPDVVCLQETKLDDQSFAEAFDEDLFRRGYRYAHHGDGRWNGVALLSRQGLDDVERGLPGDPGFPAGAPEPRAIAATCGGIRIWSLYVPNGRTPEDPHYAYKLEWLAALRGLLAEVAPRQPILACGDFNIAPTDADVWDPADFVGATHVTAPERAALHAVTEVGLVDVLRARWPDDVVYTYWDYRALCFPKNMGMRIDLTLASADVAGRVAAVWVDRAARKGTGTSDHAPVVVDLDTAPDGDVGPMVPPPSARSSSGRGGSAQRGRAAATIRRTSTPKPPASAE; translated from the coding sequence GTGCGGATCGCGACGTGGAACATCAACTCGGCCAAGGCCCGGCAGGCACGGCTGATCGAGTGGCTCGACCGCGCCCAGCCCGACGTGGTGTGCCTGCAGGAGACCAAGCTCGACGACCAGTCGTTCGCCGAGGCCTTCGACGAGGACCTGTTCCGCCGGGGCTACCGCTACGCGCATCACGGCGACGGCCGGTGGAACGGGGTGGCGCTGCTGTCCCGGCAGGGCCTCGACGACGTCGAGCGCGGCCTTCCCGGCGACCCGGGCTTCCCCGCGGGCGCGCCCGAGCCGCGGGCCATCGCCGCCACCTGCGGCGGCATCCGGATCTGGTCGCTCTACGTGCCCAATGGCCGCACTCCCGAGGATCCGCACTACGCCTACAAGCTCGAGTGGCTCGCCGCGCTGCGCGGCCTGCTCGCCGAGGTGGCGCCGCGGCAGCCGATCCTGGCCTGCGGCGACTTCAACATCGCCCCCACCGACGCGGACGTCTGGGATCCGGCCGACTTCGTCGGCGCCACCCACGTCACCGCCCCGGAGCGAGCCGCGCTGCACGCGGTGACCGAGGTGGGCCTGGTCGACGTGCTGCGCGCCCGCTGGCCAGACGACGTCGTCTACACCTACTGGGACTACCGGGCGCTGTGCTTCCCGAAGAACATGGGCATGCGCATCGACCTGACACTGGCGAGCGCCGACGTCGCGGGGCGGGTCGCCGCCGTCTGGGTCGACCGGGCGGCCCGCAAGGGCACCGGCACCTCCGACCACGCCCCGGTCGTCGTCGACCTGGACACCGCCCCGGACGGTGACGTCGGCCCCATGGTCCCACCGCCGTCCGCCAGGAGCTCGTCCGGCCGCGGAGGCTCAGCGCAGCGCGGCCGCGCCGCCGCCACGATCCGCCGCACGTCCACTCCGAAGCCGCCGGCGTCGGCCGAGTAA
- a CDS encoding Hsp20/alpha crystallin family protein, protein MSAYLWDPFAVLGRLDREFEGVVRASFGPWDRARAPRATAALARPASGDGAAPARSARFGDVMPSADVVTDGDDVVVNVELPGVDVEKDVTVEIDRGRLVVRGERGDSSETSEGGRIRRERWRGSFRREFSLPESAAASRVSATYDRGVLSIRLPGAAARPVSTRIPVTAAAASSAELPVAGAAEGGPAQAGADGAASAQHAA, encoded by the coding sequence ATGAGTGCCTACCTGTGGGACCCGTTCGCCGTGCTGGGGCGGCTCGACCGTGAGTTCGAGGGCGTCGTCCGTGCCTCGTTCGGCCCGTGGGACCGCGCGCGGGCGCCGCGCGCGACCGCGGCGCTGGCCCGGCCGGCGTCGGGTGACGGGGCGGCGCCCGCCCGTTCGGCGAGGTTCGGCGACGTGATGCCGTCGGCGGACGTGGTGACCGACGGCGACGACGTGGTGGTCAACGTCGAGCTGCCGGGGGTGGACGTCGAGAAGGACGTGACGGTCGAGATCGACCGCGGCCGGCTGGTCGTGCGCGGCGAGCGCGGCGACTCGTCCGAGACGAGCGAGGGCGGCCGGATCCGCCGCGAGCGCTGGCGCGGTTCGTTCCGCCGCGAGTTCTCACTGCCGGAGAGCGCGGCGGCGAGCAGGGTCTCGGCCACCTACGACAGGGGCGTGCTGTCGATCCGGCTGCCAGGTGCCGCCGCGAGGCCGGTCAGCACCCGTATCCCGGTGACCGCCGCGGCCGCGTCGTCCGCCGAGCTCCCCGTCGCCGGCGCGGCCGAGGGCGGGCCGGCGCAGGCCGGGGCCGACGGGGCCGCGAGCGCCCAGCACGCCGCCTGA
- a CDS encoding non-ribosomal peptide synthetase → MTTSAAGAAADWDDATPRSTPRTGSRARPAARTTLETTARSLAPVVTGKGTAGGRTVAAPGAVPFRPLEPADLESSISARFRAVARMLPDTPALVSPGQSLTFAEADARADQLAALLLAELGTGDEPVATLLPHSAAGLVGLLAALRTGRPAVLLDTMLPTARIGQILRQSGAVGCLVDASTRPVVDEPGTTVRVVDVADAERHPDAATTAGMLGPDGAPFPGDLGGADAVACIVFTSGSTGEPKGVVWTNGTFVNDCYAGMLALGFAPGDRSALVLPYSFAAGLTVVGFALLNGVGVYAYDPRSLGIRDLPEWVTTNRLTTLHTTPSLLRSFVGALVPGDVLPDLRLATTCGEAVYGGDIAALRPHLPPTATYTNWSGSSEVASLAFFQIAPGDQIPDGTIPTGWPAAGKDVTIEREDGTPLPTGQTGNVVVTSHYLSAGYWKAPELTAGKFTELPDGRLRCPTGDLGRFEPDGRLVLLGRGDAAVKVRGYLVEPSEIESALLSLPDISEAVVVAVRNPPEPNRLVAYVVPRSGNATLAAATIRRLLRAKLPSYMVPATIMTLPALPRTERGKVDRAALPAPLAAPARSGVPRTQWEVLLADLWTRVLELEEVGVDDDFLELGGDSLAAEELRALVREELGVHLPATAVIDAPTLAEFARKVSVADRSGPAHPTIVPLRAHGSRPPLFCVAGAAGLALGFVSLSRRLGEDQPVFGFQARGLEQRGLPDWTVERAARRHLQLLRVIQPYGPYFLAGHSMGGLIALEMAHQLDAAGEEVALLVLVDTYLPASLRLAWGSEERPADPTAAPVGGRDGTGGVGLGVAREYQRRTRVRPRLRSLGRVLLPEQRRNLLNKETLRRIAQLPLTGLLVLPGLDEFEAFFNYSRMLERFYRPRPWPGRTVVYRAMGNPDEPQAWSRYLTGDHTYHDVSTEHFSVLREPHIRQIAEGIRAGMDEVLAARAAAPDGRAAR, encoded by the coding sequence ATGACGACGTCGGCGGCGGGGGCTGCGGCGGACTGGGACGACGCCACACCGCGGAGCACACCACGCACCGGGTCACGCGCACGGCCAGCGGCCAGGACCACGCTGGAGACCACGGCCCGGTCGCTGGCGCCGGTGGTGACCGGGAAAGGCACGGCCGGGGGACGTACGGTCGCCGCACCCGGCGCGGTGCCCTTCCGTCCGTTGGAGCCGGCGGACCTGGAGAGCTCGATCTCCGCGCGGTTCCGCGCGGTCGCCCGCATGCTGCCGGACACACCGGCCCTCGTCTCCCCCGGCCAGTCGCTCACCTTCGCCGAGGCCGACGCCCGCGCCGACCAGCTCGCCGCGCTGCTGCTCGCCGAGCTGGGTACCGGCGACGAGCCGGTCGCCACGCTGCTCCCGCACAGCGCGGCCGGCCTGGTCGGTCTGCTCGCCGCGCTGCGCACCGGCCGCCCGGCGGTTCTGCTCGACACGATGCTCCCGACGGCGCGGATCGGGCAGATCCTGCGCCAGTCCGGCGCCGTCGGCTGCCTGGTCGACGCCTCCACCCGCCCGGTCGTCGACGAGCCCGGCACCACCGTCCGCGTCGTCGACGTCGCGGACGCCGAGCGCCACCCCGACGCGGCCACCACCGCCGGCATGCTCGGCCCCGACGGCGCGCCGTTCCCCGGCGACCTGGGCGGGGCCGACGCCGTCGCCTGCATCGTGTTCACCTCCGGCTCCACCGGCGAGCCGAAGGGCGTCGTCTGGACGAACGGCACCTTCGTCAACGACTGCTACGCGGGCATGCTCGCGCTCGGCTTCGCCCCCGGCGACCGGTCCGCGCTGGTGTTGCCGTACTCGTTCGCCGCGGGCCTGACGGTCGTCGGGTTCGCGCTGCTGAACGGTGTCGGCGTCTACGCCTACGACCCGCGGTCGCTGGGCATCCGCGACCTGCCCGAGTGGGTCACCACGAACCGGCTCACCACCCTGCACACCACCCCGTCGCTGCTGCGCTCGTTCGTCGGCGCGCTCGTGCCCGGAGACGTCCTTCCCGACCTGCGGCTCGCGACGACCTGCGGCGAGGCGGTGTACGGCGGCGACATCGCGGCGCTGCGCCCGCACCTGCCGCCGACCGCCACGTACACCAACTGGTCGGGCTCGTCCGAGGTGGCCTCGCTCGCGTTCTTCCAGATCGCCCCGGGCGACCAGATCCCCGACGGCACGATCCCCACCGGCTGGCCGGCCGCCGGCAAGGACGTGACGATCGAGCGCGAGGACGGCACGCCGCTGCCGACGGGCCAGACCGGCAACGTCGTCGTGACCTCGCACTACCTGTCCGCCGGCTACTGGAAGGCGCCGGAACTGACGGCCGGCAAGTTCACCGAGCTGCCCGACGGCCGGCTGCGCTGCCCCACCGGCGATCTCGGCCGGTTCGAGCCCGACGGCCGGCTCGTCCTGCTCGGCCGGGGCGACGCCGCGGTGAAGGTTCGCGGCTACCTGGTGGAGCCGAGCGAGATCGAGTCGGCGCTGCTGTCCCTCCCGGACATCAGCGAGGCGGTGGTCGTCGCGGTGCGCAACCCGCCGGAGCCGAACCGGCTGGTCGCCTACGTCGTCCCCCGTTCGGGCAACGCGACCCTGGCGGCGGCGACGATCCGCCGGCTGCTGCGCGCGAAGCTGCCGAGCTACATGGTCCCGGCGACGATCATGACGCTGCCCGCGCTGCCGCGCACCGAGCGCGGCAAGGTCGACCGGGCCGCGCTGCCGGCACCGCTCGCGGCGCCGGCCCGCTCCGGCGTGCCGCGTACCCAGTGGGAGGTGCTGCTCGCCGACCTGTGGACCCGGGTCCTCGAGCTCGAGGAGGTCGGCGTCGACGACGACTTCCTCGAGCTCGGCGGCGACTCGCTGGCGGCGGAGGAGCTGCGGGCGCTGGTCCGCGAGGAGCTGGGCGTCCACCTGCCAGCCACGGCGGTGATCGACGCGCCGACGCTCGCCGAGTTCGCCCGGAAGGTGTCGGTCGCGGACCGGTCGGGGCCCGCGCACCCGACGATCGTGCCGCTGCGTGCCCACGGCTCGCGCCCGCCGCTGTTCTGCGTCGCGGGCGCGGCGGGCCTCGCGCTGGGGTTCGTCTCGCTGTCGCGCCGGCTCGGGGAGGACCAGCCGGTCTTCGGCTTCCAGGCGCGCGGGCTGGAGCAGCGCGGCCTGCCGGACTGGACGGTCGAACGCGCGGCCCGCCGCCACCTGCAGCTGCTGCGGGTGATCCAGCCGTACGGGCCGTACTTCCTCGCCGGGCACTCGATGGGCGGCCTGATCGCCCTGGAGATGGCCCACCAGCTCGATGCGGCGGGCGAGGAGGTCGCGCTGCTGGTGCTGGTCGACACCTACCTGCCAGCCTCGCTGCGGTTGGCCTGGGGCAGCGAGGAACGACCCGCCGACCCGACCGCGGCCCCCGTCGGCGGCCGGGACGGCACCGGTGGCGTGGGCCTCGGGGTCGCCCGGGAGTACCAGCGCCGGACACGGGTGCGCCCGAGGCTGCGTTCGCTGGGCCGGGTGCTGCTGCCGGAGCAGCGGCGCAACCTGCTCAACAAGGAGACCCTGCGCCGCATCGCCCAGCTGCCGCTCACCGGCCTGCTCGTGCTACCGGGGCTCGACGAGTTCGAGGCGTTCTTCAACTACTCCCGGATGCTGGAGCGGTTCTACCGGCCCCGGCCGTGGCCGGGGCGGACGGTCGTCTACCGGGCGATGGGCAATCCCGACGAGCCGCAGGCCTGGTCGCGCTACCTGACCGGCGACCACACCTACCACGACGTCTCGACGGAGCACTTCTCGGTGCTGCGGGAGCCGCACATCCGCCAGATCGCCGAGGGCATCCGCGCCGGGATGGACGAGGTCCTCGCCGCCCGCGCCGCCGCGCCCGACGGCCGCGCCGCCCGTTGA
- a CDS encoding crotonase/enoyl-CoA hydratase family protein: MTTTDHGEAGGQADPAAQLADYGYAPGLKALRVERRGDGGRVVQVTMLGPGKGNAMGPDFFRELPEVFAALDGDDSVRAIVIAGSGAHFCYGLDLTAMLGGLTAGGADDGGLAGARTAMLTKVRSLQRALDAVAGCRKPVAAAISGWCIGGGVDLAAACDVRYASADARFSVREVKVAIVADLGSLQRLPAIIGDGHLRELALTGKDIDAARAERIGLVNDVVADQAAALAAAHAFADEAAANPPLVVQGVKEILDVARGPAVAAGLRYVAAWNAAFLPSHDLNEAVTAFVERRPPRYQGR; the protein is encoded by the coding sequence ATGACGACGACGGACCACGGCGAGGCCGGCGGCCAGGCGGACCCGGCGGCCCAGCTGGCCGACTACGGGTACGCGCCGGGTCTGAAGGCGCTGCGGGTCGAGCGCCGCGGCGACGGCGGCCGGGTCGTCCAGGTGACGATGCTCGGGCCGGGCAAGGGCAACGCGATGGGCCCGGACTTCTTCCGCGAGCTCCCCGAGGTCTTCGCGGCGCTGGACGGCGACGACTCGGTGCGCGCCATCGTGATCGCCGGCTCCGGCGCGCACTTCTGCTACGGCCTGGACCTGACCGCGATGCTCGGTGGGCTCACCGCTGGGGGCGCGGACGATGGCGGCCTCGCCGGGGCTCGCACGGCGATGCTCACGAAGGTCCGCTCCCTGCAGCGGGCTCTGGACGCGGTGGCGGGGTGCCGCAAGCCGGTCGCCGCGGCCATCAGCGGCTGGTGCATCGGCGGTGGCGTGGACCTCGCCGCCGCCTGCGACGTCCGCTACGCGAGCGCCGACGCCCGGTTCAGCGTCCGGGAGGTGAAGGTGGCGATCGTCGCCGACCTCGGCAGCCTGCAGCGGCTCCCGGCGATCATCGGTGACGGCCACCTGCGCGAGCTCGCGCTCACCGGCAAGGACATCGACGCCGCGCGCGCCGAGAGGATCGGCCTCGTCAACGACGTCGTGGCCGACCAGGCGGCGGCGCTCGCCGCCGCGCACGCCTTCGCCGACGAGGCCGCCGCCAACCCGCCGCTCGTCGTGCAGGGCGTCAAGGAGATCCTGGACGTCGCCCGCGGCCCGGCGGTGGCCGCGGGGCTGCGCTACGTCGCGGCCTGGAACGCCGCCTTCCTGCCGTCCCACGACCTGAACGAGGCCGTCACCGCCTTCGTCGAGCGCCGCCCGCCCCGCTACCAGGGCCGCTGA
- a CDS encoding DUF4230 domain-containing protein, with amino-acid sequence MTLLVALVVLASVVSFVAGWPSLLHNPFSEKKVDRSSPPVLRSLENLSDYHAASAHMEVVVDVEDDTKWIPSSLKGERVLFVGVGTVDSVVNFAGLDSKRVTVDEATKSVTIRLPAPTIGKATLDPKKSYVVARQRGALDRIGGLFGGQSTDQDLYVRATEQMQAAAASDGQVIALGKQNTTAMLKGLLGALGYTNVTVTYEEDKK; translated from the coding sequence GTGACGTTGCTGGTCGCGCTGGTGGTCCTCGCCAGCGTGGTCAGCTTCGTCGCCGGCTGGCCGTCGTTGCTTCACAACCCCTTCAGCGAGAAGAAGGTCGACCGCAGTTCGCCGCCGGTGCTGCGCTCGCTGGAGAACCTCAGTGACTACCACGCGGCGAGCGCCCACATGGAGGTGGTCGTCGACGTCGAGGACGACACGAAGTGGATCCCGTCCTCGCTCAAGGGCGAGCGGGTGCTCTTCGTCGGCGTCGGCACCGTCGACTCGGTGGTCAACTTCGCCGGCCTCGACAGCAAGCGGGTCACGGTCGACGAGGCGACCAAGTCCGTGACGATCAGGCTGCCCGCGCCGACGATCGGCAAGGCGACCCTCGATCCCAAGAAGAGCTACGTCGTCGCCCGCCAGCGCGGCGCGCTCGACCGGATCGGGGGCCTGTTCGGCGGCCAGAGCACCGACCAGGACCTCTACGTCCGGGCGACCGAGCAGATGCAGGCCGCCGCGGCCAGTGACGGCCAGGTGATCGCGCTGGGCAAGCAGAACACGACGGCGATGCTGAAGGGCCTGCTCGGCGCCCTGGGCTACACCAACGTCACCGTCACCTACGAGGAGGACAAGAAGTGA